Proteins encoded in a region of the Zea mays cultivar B73 chromosome 4, Zm-B73-REFERENCE-NAM-5.0, whole genome shotgun sequence genome:
- the LOC103652771 gene encoding dirigent protein 1, translating to MASTTSTAVLLVSTAILVAAATYFRHGTLSGGGGTAGTHLHFFMHDQYTGANPTAALIVPGRPPLSNATATATATGSGDDDEHPRRFGDIAVMNNALTEGPGRGSARVGTAQGFTVRVAERGSVNALSMHLVLEAGEHAGSSLVVSGRVDTDLAVRESVVVGGTGRFRLARGYALSRSYDYDLAKGGVVEVDVYLQ from the coding sequence ATGGCTAGCACGACCTCTACAGCAGTCCTCCTCGTCTCAACCGCCATCCTCGTCGCCGCAGCGACCTACTTCCGCCACGGCACgctcagcggcggcggcggcaccgcCGGAACGCACCTCCATTTCTTCATGCACGACCAGTACACCGGCGCGAACCCGACGGCCGCGCTCATCGTGCCCGGAAGGCCGCCGCTCTCCaacgccaccgccaccgccaccgccaccggcAGCGGCGATGACGACGAGCACCCGCGCCGGTTCGGCGACATCGCCGTGATGAACAACGCGCTCACGGAGGGGCCCGGGCGCGGCAGCGCGCGCGTCGGCACCGCGCAGGGGTTCACGGTGCGCGTGGCGGAGCGCGGCTCCGTCAACGCGCTGAGCATGCACCTGGTGCTGGAGGCCGGGGAGCACGCGGGCAGCTCGCTGGTGGTCAGCGGCAGGGTCGACACCGACCTGGCCGTGCGCGAGTCGGTGGTCGTCGGCGGCACCGGCCGGTTCCGCCTCGCGCGGGGCTACGCGCTCAGCAGGAGCTACGACTACGACCTGGCCAAGGGAGGCGTCGTGGAGGTCGATGTGTACCTGCAGTAG